The Manduca sexta isolate Smith_Timp_Sample1 unplaced genomic scaffold, JHU_Msex_v1.0 HiC_scaffold_711, whole genome shotgun sequence region GAGGTAATTCGGACATCGCAGAGCGCTCTGTGGATTTTCCACTTGTGTACGGCACTCCTTCATGACACAGCTCAACAAATGCACATACTCAACGCTACAGGTATTTTGAAGCAGTTATGCTCATCATCTGATCTAGTTAACTTTGGGTACTGTCAAGAGCCAAATCAGGGTACGAGAAgtcttacaaattattaaatattttatacctcgACGCGTCGAACTCGCTGGCACCAGCGGAACTCTTACAGAATCTTACAGTACTTGATAGTTTTTTTCCTTGATTCTTCCTTCTTGGGGACTTTTGTTGATCTGTCGCACTAAGTCATAGAACACATCGTTCACGTGTATTTTCGCCTTGGCGGAGGTCTCCATGAAGGCGCAGTTGAAGTGGCGCGCCAGGTTTTGTCCCTGCTCCTTGCCGACCACGCGCTCCGCCTCCAGGTCTGTCTTGTTGCCCACCAGCACCATCGGCACATCATCCTTGTCCTTCACTCGCAGGATCTGCTCCCGCAAGTCCTGCAGGTCGTTGAACGTAGATTGTGCGGTGATCGAATACACTAACACAAAACCTTGCCCGTTCTTCATGTACAGATCTCGCATCGCCGTGAACTGCTCTGTGCCCGCCGTGTCCAGAATCTCGAGCATACATTGTTGCCCGTCC contains the following coding sequences:
- the LOC119193570 gene encoding ras-related protein Rap1-like, whose translation is MREYKIVVLGSGGVGKSALTVQFVQGIFVEKYDPTIEDSYRKQVEVDGQQCMLEILDTAGTEQFTAMRDLYMKNGQGFVLVYSITAQSTFNDLQDLREQILRVKDKDDVPMVLVGNKTDLEAERVVGKEQGQNLARHFNCAFMETSAKAKIHVNDVFYDLVRQINKSPQEGRIKEKNYQVL